The following are encoded together in the Glycine soja cultivar W05 chromosome 5, ASM419377v2, whole genome shotgun sequence genome:
- the LOC114411520 gene encoding polygalacturonase inhibitor 2-like codes for MSHLSILFLLLVALSFTPALSELCNPLDKQALLQIKRELGNPTNLSSWNPKTDCCNNNWVGVSCDTVTPTYRVDNLDLSEIYLTKPYPIPPSIGNLPYLKFLFITNSPNIVGTIPTTITKLTKLRELYIRYTSVSGQIPHFLSQMKTLQFLEFSNCKLSGNLPTWLPSLPDLYGVAFDNNRISGAIPDSFGFVSKRFGYMTLSGNRLSGKIPSSLGKLDLKTVDLSRNKLEGDASVLFGSEKRTEMIYLAHNLFAFDFGKVRVPKVLDSLDVGHNRLYGTLPKGLTSLKNLYRFDVSYNKLCGEIPRGGKLQEIDESFYANNKCLCGSPLPSCKRF; via the coding sequence ATGTCACACTTAAGCATTCTCTTTCTCTTGCTCGTAGCCCTATCCTTCACTCCCGCACTGTCAGAACTATGCAACCCACTAGATAAACAAGCCCTCCTTCAAATCAAGAGAGAGCTTGGCAACCCAACCAATCTCTCCTCATGGAACCCAAAGACAGACTGCTGCAACAACAACTGGGTAGGTGTCTCATGCGACACCGTCACCCCAACATACCGCGTCGACAACCTCGACCTCTCCGAAATTTACCTCACCAAACCCTACCCTATTCCCCCCTCCATAGGCAACCTTCCCTACCTCAAATTTCTTTTCATCACCAACTCCCCCAACATCGTTGGCACAATACCCACCACCATCACCAAACTCACCAAGCTTCGTGAACTCTATATCAGATACACTAGTGTCTCCGGCCAGATACCCCATTTCTTGTCCCAAATGAAAACCCTCCAATTCCTCGAATTCTCCAACTGCAAACTCTCCGGCAACCTCCCTACCTGGCTTCCTTCTCTCCCTGACCTCTACGGAGTCGCCTTCGACAACAATCGCATCTCCGGCGCCATCCCGGACTCGTTTGGCTTCGTCTCGAAGCGGTTCGGGTACATGACACTCTCCGGAAACCGCCTCTCCGGGAAGATTCCGTCGTCGCTGGGGAAGCTGGACCTGAAGACTGTGGATTTGTCTCGTAACAAGCTTGAGGGTGATGCGTCTGTGTTGTTTGGGTCGGAGAAACGCACGGAGATGATATATCTGGCACACAACTTGTTTGCTTTTGATTTTGGAAAAGTAAGGGTGCCAAAGGTCTTGGACTCGTTGGATGTTGGGCACAATCGTTTATATGGGACACTACCTAAGGGACTTACGTCGCTTAAGAATCTGTACCGGTTCGATGTGAGCTACAATAAACTTTGTGGTGAGATTCCACGGGGTGGTAAGTTGCAAGAAATTGATGAGTCTTTCTATGCTAATAACAAGTGCTTGTGTGGCTCTCCTCTTCCAAGCTGCAAACGATTCTAG